tttgtggttgttttcccttgcaactcatgtacccgtgcctgtaggactgaggtaggttttccatcccacttcctcatgtcctctccgtggtcacgcaggtaaaaccacagggtgccccggggtgtgtacccacgatgtctcctctcttgagcagagggacgcttgatcctaatggctgagacgctggcccgtgcagggggggagcaggacatatcctctttgagttgctggacctcctgagacagtttctccacagcagagacacaggctcgtagggaggaagagagactttcttcatattgccggagttggccagccagttcatccactgtttgttcctctccatctctccaggtcattactgccaatgagtttgcacgtgacgctggtgcgctccgtacaaacttccgccacatgggtcgggtgcatttgacctcatctgggtctttggataactgcacgttgttcaggtcatcataaatcacttccagcacagctaattctctcaggtactggatacctcttctccatggtggtccacttgcctgggtggcatataacatcttccttgaagggatacctttccttcacacctgacaggagtcgcctccagaggctgaggacttgtgccccttgtccaattgctttgtcaatgcccccttccctagaaagggatcccagctgcttggcttccctaccctctaattccaggctactggccccattatcccagcatcggagcagccaggtgacaatgtgctcccctggacgacggctgaagtcttttcgcatatctcgcagctcacccagggatagggatcgggtggtcaccatctcatttacgggttctgcctcctcctcctcctgttctcgtgatggccctggttcatcttcatcccttactagaggagctgattttcttgtgcattttcttttttgtataggggcgactgataccggcatgggttggttctctatcacagggggcggagtagctgccgtgcctgccctggggggtgagggagccgctgttcttgccgtggggggtggggtagccgcagggcctgttgctttgtcatcagctgcagagacgtttccttccccttgggggttctgagtggtgttaaatagggctcggtaggcatgggccaggccccagcacactgtagtgatttgcgtctccctggaatggccagggtgacagcatacttcttccaaatattctactaatttttcagggttcttcacttgttcaggggtaaagttccagaacactgggggtgcccatcgccctaggcatttgcccatgctatcccactcgccctgccactcataactatccagccttggggcagatctctggatgacattcttaaattgcttactaaccttggataaaaccgcaacaatattcccaaggagtaccaagagatgtatcttaactacccagggatgttcaaggtactggcaagttattttaacaaaggagatgaaggtagtgagggtgccattctctatttcctccataaaaaatctcttggaggaaaaggtataattgctaatggtctccatgaggtggtacccgaaatgcagaaacggcttcattacgaatcccaaataccaaataacccccaatgccagcgttttagtaacaaatctcccaggcaaaacatcattaatcatggcagagcacaacagactacaaaacccaactccaatttttaacaggtacagtaaaaacaagagcatggtgcagaacaaacgaatatgttaccagatataaattccttaatatgttctaaataatctgtcgttatctcaacccttcgtgccccacgttgggcgccaaaaaaggactgtcgtggtttaaccccagccagcaaaaataaactccacacagccgctcgatcaccccccccgccggtgggatgggggagagaattgggaggccacaagtaggaaagctcccgggttgagataaaaacagtttaataattgaaataaaactaagtagaacagtaataataacagtgagaacaacaacaataacagaatacacaaagcaggcaatgcacaacagaaccgctcaccgaccgccgaccgcgtgtcacgaacgggggggggagcccccccacacacctggtttttatactgagcatgatgtcacatggtatagaataccccattggccagctgggtccaccaccccggctgtgctccctcctcccggtgcaagcagcacccagcaacagccaaagcatcaatgggccatcaacgctcctttcacaccgaacccaaaacacagcacaccccccaggctactgggaagaaagttaaccctgtcccagctggaaccaggacagtattacataacccaacattgagagccagcccaacaactttgagagccaataaatcaacattgtgaccagcgactattaaaccaatataatgaatgcttataaccaattttgccttaacacgctttggtcagatctattgttatctcaacccttcgtgccccacgttgggcgccaaaaaggactgtcatggtttaacctggtaggcagccaaacaccacacagccgctcgctcactcccccgccccccccccatactgtgggacagggagagaatcggaagggtaagagtgagaaaaactcgtgggttgagataaagacagtttaatagaacagaaaaggaaggggtaataataataataataacaacaataataatgatagactatacaaaatgagtgatgcacagtgcaattgctcaccacccgtgctgaccgataaccaagtagcaatcgctacttcctggaacacacctaccattcatatagtgagcatgacgtcacatggtatggaataccctgttggacagctgggccagctgtcccagctatgctccctcccagcctcttgtgcccttggcagagcatggaagctgaatgtccttgactagcagggtacttagcaacaactgaaaacatcagtgtgttatcaacattcttctcatactaaatccaaaacacagcactaggaagaaatttaactctatcccagccaaaaccaggacactcctccacttggtgactgcaggaaagaaGGCCACCTCTACCAGCCTCAGAGAAAGGCCACAGGCACTCCCTACAGCCTATACTTGCAAGGCTGCATCCACCATCTAAAGCTCTATCTAGGTCaaagcctctgccctggcagggaaaGCTGCTCTAATACCTGCTGAGGAATATACCCTATGGCATGTCACCACCATACCTGAGAACATATAGGCTGGTTTGAACTGTGATGAAGATCCCCCTCTGCAACAGCTGTTGCCTCTGGGAGGCTGTACTCCAGGCTCTTTTATAGGCCTCTCCCTAGCACCAGCTAAAAGGGGGTTTGACCCTCTCTAATCAGCAGGTAGCTGTAACAAAGGCTCCAGGCACCTTGGGTCAAGGGCAGCTGACCATTCTTGTTAGAAGCTGCTAGAGCTTCCTTAGACCCACATCCTTGTGGCTCCCCTTACCTTGTCCTTAtttggcagcagcaggcaccctcAAGTTTCTCAGAGGGTTCCCAGGAATTCCCTGATGATCCTGGACCCTGTCCACAAAAGCTCCCAAAGCAGAACCCAGAGACTGCTGTGCAAACTGCTGCATCTGTCAGCTGCCTCTGTTAGCAGTACTCATCTTGATGGATATCGCACCTGGATACTGAGGCTGAGGCTCTCCTGGGACAGTCCTGGGAGGGGCCCAGACAGGGTGTCTGTTTCTGAGTCCCTAATTTGGGTTGCCCACCTGCCTTTGCGCCTCTGTGCTCTTCTGGGCTTGTGGAGATGGGTCTTTGATGGGCTGATAGCTctcctgtgatgggcctgggaggAGCCAGGACAGGATATTATTTGGGCTCCTCCACCTGCCattgtctctcttttctcctttgtggGTGTACAGATGAGCTTTTTATCACATAGCATAACATCTCTCACCAGTGTTATGAACACAGTGATATAAAAGGATGCTgggtacaaaatattttttttctttcccttgtgtgTATTCGATCTAGTGGGTGGAGTCTTGGCATTCTGAAGACCATGGTCATTTAGGCAGGTAAATTTGCTGAACTCTTAGTCTTCTTAGAAGGACTAGATGTTATATACCACAGGATGGTATGGAAGTGACAGGAACCTGAAAGGATGGACCTTGGATCAGGGAATATGCTGGACTTTTGTTCAGTCTCTGGATAGATTTCTAAGGACAGCACAAATACAGTCTAGatcagtggtctccaaagtgggtGTGCAAGAAAATCCATTGTGctgtgggaagaaaatatttttgtactgttaataaataaaataaaagttattttaacatagtgtttatttcatctttatctcatcctttttaatttctatttttgtgcatATTTTATAACATACATAATATATTAACAGTAGCACATgtgtataatttataaataaatatacatatattaggGGTGCATGCTCAAAAATTTTTGACTGATGGGGTGCATgatcaaaaaagtttggagaccaCTGGTCTAGATGATCTCATTGTTACCCGTCAAAAAGAGAATCGCCTTTTTCCCCTTGCAGTGTGTTCTGAAACCTCAGGGCGGAGGATGGGCAGACTTCTGCTCAGAAATTGGCTATTGTAATGGCTGCAGAAATTTGTGCATATTGGGAACACAGGTGATCCAAAGCTTTTGTTACTTCTGAGAACTGTTTCCCTTGTAATAAACTTTAATTGGGAAGCAGCTCATGTACTCCACCACTTGtggtctatggaccacccctgtgaaatgtccataaaatgtccagaaatgtccacaaaatgtccactgagttcatttagtccatgactttgggctccatctgttatggtggtcactcaggacaggagaggtggtgtgttgcgtggagttattgggcaccaaagccagctcaggtcgggtcactgctgcacttgcactgcttcttgtaaggcttctcctccattggttcaggtggttcctgctatagtaattcccataacatgcaactcaaatcatgggttataaCGATTCAAAGGTATTtccagtacaatctccacccctggtccctttgggccaggttatagggtttaacattgcaatgaactcctccccttgcccctgctctagcttggacttatccacaaactgcagtcccttaggggtgtacctgctccaagtggagccttacctatgagccacagtctctccaggggtatacctgctgcggcatagacttatccacagtcgctttgaggtgcacctgtttcagcgtggccttctccatgggccacaatgccttcagagatagacctgctccagcgtggccttacccacagccacagtcccttcaggagtgaaCCTGCTCCCACATAGCCTTACCCGTGGCTACAGTCCCTCCagggggtgtacctgctctgtcgtgggctcatccatggccacacgctttgaggtgctccagcataacctcatgcacagccactgatgcttcaaggtatacctgctgcagcatggacttatccacatatgcttcgaggtgtaccttctccagcgtggacttatccttgggccacaatcccttcagaggtatacctgctgtggcacagacataaccacagccacagacgcttcgagatatacctgctctggcatggacttattcacggccacagacgcttcggggtgtcctgcgtGAACTCATCCATAGTCCCTTCAactcaagttcacactggagttccagcctgtccagtacagcagcacaggaacagcagaGTAAGATGGCCATCTGctagcccaggcgcatccccattacTGTTATCAagatgttcccaggcacagcagagtaagatgataagcagtacagcaagcagcgaaagcaaaaaacagccactaacgagcactagactctaatatacagtaaggcaagcaagccccatggcaagcacaggagtctgccaattaatagctaaacagcaataacagctataaattcaatcatctagcacattccaatcaaatctgtcattatctcaaaccctttgagccccacattgggcgccaaaaaggactgtcgtggtttaaccctagctggcaactaagcacctcacagccgctcgcccactcccccacccagtgggatgggggagagaatcagaagagtaaaagtgagaaaactcgtgggttgagataatgacagtttaatagggaaagcaaaagccccgtgcgcaagcaaagcaaattaaggaattcattcactgcttcccatcggcaggcagatgttcagccatctccaggaaagcagggctccatcacgcgtagcggttacttggggagacaaatgccataactccgaacatcccccatttccttcttcttcccccaattttttattgctgagcatgacgtcatatggtatggaatatccctttggtcagttggggtcagctgtcccagctgtgtcccctcccaacttcctgtgcacccccagcctacttgctggtggggtggtgtgagaagcagaaaaggccttgactctgtgtaagcactgctcagcaataatgaaaacatccctgtattatcaacactgttttcggcagaaatccaaaacatagtcccatactatctactatgaagaaaattaactctatcccagccaaaaccagcacagtgacACAGTAGGCCTTTGAAATTACAGCTGAAAGCAAAGGGTCTGTCATAAACACTTCTGAGAAAAATTGCATTGCCTGGTCATTGCAAGTTCTCAAATCATAAGCATGAGAACTTATTTAAACTACATGAGGATTATCAAGGTAATGCTATAGTTTTAAACTGCTCCTTACTTCATAAATCTAGCTACTCCATAGAAAGAAATACGTACCTTATAAAACTGAGTTagatctcttattttttttcctcaaaagaattCAGAAGTGATGTTGGCCACAGGTTGCTATTGCCAACATAGCCGGTGACTAGCTGTCAAAAGTCTTATGAATCCTCAGTGTTTTACGTGTTATATTATTGAGTGACACTCTTACCCACTGCAGTAGTGAAGTTGGTATAACTCTTAATATTAAAGTGGGGTGCCAGATAAGACTGTAGCTTAGTTGTGGGTGTGGCTATTTTACTATATGCGGATAGAACTAAGTTGATCCTAGGAACAATATATATTAGTATAAATGAAGTGGTACAAGCTCCCCAATGCGAATTCCTCACTACTGTCATAACTTCATATCAGGAAAAATGCTTCATCTTTGTAAATTACTTCTATGTTGCTGTTCCTTGGCAAACATTAGAGAGTGCAATATTATGCAACAGTGGCAGATCATATATTGCCTATTAAGGACTAATTCTCCGTTTTATTTAATGAAACTGTTCACTGTGTCCTTCAGGATCTTAGCTCTAGCAGAGCTCAATGTATTCTTTAGCTTTTCTATATTCTTTTACTTCTCTATAGTAAACTAATGCTgataattaaatttcttttttaaattattcattgttGTCTGCCACAGGGAAATACGGGCAGGAATGATCAGAATTTGTAATGCTAAGCTGtgtgtagtgtgtgtgtgtgttttccaaAACCTTGGTAATTTGTATTGTATCTTACTAGTATTAGAATAGAACATTCAGCATTTGAATTCCTTGACATACTGTAATGGAAACTTAATGTGTAAACTTCCTATTTCTCCCTGACATTTTCAGCTGTAACGTGGCATTGGAGGGGTTCATATGTCTATTTGGTttaattcagtttgtttttaatgaacaaaacataaagggaggaaaaaaatgactaGTTTTTCAGGTCCTTGGATCTGGTGTAGAAAATTGTGCATTTTGCATCATCTATCAGATGAAGCATTTGTCACACTGTTCCATTGAATTTGATGAAGTTTCTTCAGGATGTAAAATGTTGAACAGTGTGCAcatgatgtgtgtgtgtgaactaaaaAAGCTGTTTCACATGACATTTTGttcacattcttttctttttttgacataGGAAAAGAAATCTAAGATAtatattaaggggaaaaaaaagatggattcACAAGATTGTGTCCCAACAAATTCAAAGCAAGATATCAGCCATCACATAAAGGGTAGCTCTGGTAAACATTATCTTTGTGGCTATTGTGCAGCCTTCACCAATATAGCAGTCACCTTTCCCATCCAGAAGGTCCTCTTTCGACAACAGTTGTATGGCTTGAAAACAAAGGATGCAGTACATCAGCTGCAGAAAGATGGAATTCGAAATCTCTATCGTGGAATCCTTCCTCCATTAATGCAAAAAACGACCACCCTGGCTCTAATGTTTGGCTTGTATGAAGATTTCTCCTCCTTGCTCCATAGTCACACAAGTGCACCTGAACTTCTAACTCGCAGCATGGCAGCAGTGCTTGCAGGGACCACGGAAGCCCTTCTTACACCTTTTGAACGAGTCCAGACTTTGCTTCAGGACTACAAACATCATGACAAATTTACAAACACTTACCAGGCTTTCAAGGTACTAAAAGTCTATGGGATTAGAGAATATTATCGGGGTTTGGTGCCTATTCTGCTCCGGAATGGAAGCAGTAACATCCTCTTCTTTGGCCTACGAGGACCTATCAAACAGTGCCTGCCTGAAGCAACTTCTTACAGCACTCACTTGGTCAATGACTTTATCTGTGGAGGGCTGTTGGGTGCCATGCTGGGATCCTTATTTTTCCCAATGAATGTTGTAAAAGCTCGCATGCAATCTCAAATTGGTGGcgaatttcagtctttttcaaaagtttttgtgACGATCTGGCTAGAACGTGATAAAAAATTGATGCATCTTTTCAGAGGAGCCCATCTGAATTACCATCGTTCTGTCCTGTCCTGGGGCATAATCAATGCAACATATGAATTTTTGCTAAAGCTGTTATGAAAAATGTTACCTTCCTTTGAAGCCCCTCTATTCACTTGGGTATTTGTACATTTGAGGTCACTTAGTCTCTGGGAATAGATTAATTTATGGAACTTTTTGTGAATAACATGGAGTACCATGAAACTTGGAGAGAATTCAAAGCAGCAGTTACATTTCAGTAGGGAGATGGGTGATATTGTTAGTGGCTGCTTAGTGTGAAAGGTAATTAGTCTTATTAATGGCCTTCAATATTTATGGGGTAAATGGCAATACATCTAAATCTTGATGCAATTGAATATACTTCTAAACAAGTTAAAGTATTGATATGCTGGTGGATAAATTTACCCACAGTGGAATAACTagacaaatgcaaagtaaaaaaatatttgtatattggTCTAGTAGCTTATTCTATCATTTCCGATGTTTCCTAATACTCCCAGTGATCAAATTTTTCACTGTGCACATTGTATAATATGGAAGTCAAGAAGGGGCCAATGAAAGCTACTTCTCTTGCTTGATACACTACAGAGAGTTAAGAACTAAACTTCCAAATGTCTTGGGGTTCTAAATTATCTTTGGAGTTTAAATAGAAGCTGCCAATTTCTGATGAGGATGACTTTCTTTCTGAACCTCAAGTTTAAACTGAGCCTACACAAACTATTTTGCCAACCATTTTACTGCTCAGCTTTAACATGAACATCATCTCATTCATCAACATAAGGGTAGCTACTGAATATTTAACTTCAGTGTAAACTGACCCAATGCAAAGTGGGATTGTGCCTATGTATGTGTGTGCTTTGAAATGGAAAGGTGGAAGGAACGAAACAGCAATTTTATCTCAAGCTTTAAAAGTGTTCTTCCTTGTTTAAAGACCTTCTATTTGCAAATTTGGTATACTcaagttttctgcttttgtattgctttgtttctgttgcaAACATATGAAAACTGATCTCTCTCTGTAATGCTCAAACAGTAATACAGCTTCCTCTGGTTGTCAAACTACTTgattaacagcttttttttttatcttttgcaaactatcttttttttaatttgggctgTGGCAGAATTTTACATCAGCACTGACAAAGTGAGATTTCTGGGTATAAGCATTTAAGGCCTTAAAGGGAAAACAAGCATAACTGCCAAACAGGTGGctgtcttaattatttttttctttttttttttttgggggggggtgttatgCATGAAAGTTCATCAAGTATTctttgttttggggggtgggggcaggaaaGCTTTCAGAAACTATTTTGAATTGTTCTTTTCCTAGGCTTTAGGCCCTGTAAAACTATCAGTGATAATACATTAAAGCAATAAAAGGAGTTGTGTGGCTAATAATTTACACTTCAAGCATTTGTAATTTGGTTAACAGATAACAATATGCAGTAAAGACAGGGGTGTGGTCAGCTGCTAGTATGAAGGTTACTTGCATGTTTCATTCACCAACAAAGACAAAGGTGTAAAAGTGTATTAGCAAACATATAAACATGACCCCAAGTGAATCCTagagtgaggaagaaaaaaaacaaacaatcaatCAACATGAACATCATATTCCTCCTGGCCATGGACTCCAGATACTAACAACTCACCATAAGcattcccccaccaccaccagaaTGAAACCACTGACCTTAGGACCCAGAAGAGCAGTGAAAGAGTGAGCATAACACCAGGAAAAGGGATAGAAACTAAGAGGTGTGTGTGTTACAATTTTAACTACatcattattctttcttttcctgtaacaATTAGATCTGGACTAATAATGATTAGACTCTCAAGATCTGAATTACACTAACAATAAATTTTTGGTTTTACTTATGTATATAAGGTGTACTTTCTCTTTGCCCGTAAACAAAATTTTGAGCAGCTTTGAAGCCTGCCAAGGCACAAGTTAGTTCACAAAGGAGAGCACTCAACCATACAAGAagcctcacaaaaaaaaaaaaaaaaagattcccacATTACATAATTATAAAACAGTTGTGCTTTTCCTTAGTTTTAGGAAGTTTTCTTACCTCAAGCAGCAACAGCCCACTAACTACAGAGGATAATCCAGAAGTTTGTCCTTGCCTCAGACACGGCTATTGTCCTCTGCTTTGTCATAGCtagttttcatttccagttttaaGCCTTTCCATTTGGGCTGATATCTCCCTGTTCACAAATGGCTTTAGCAGAATTTTATGAGGAAAGCAGAGCTTTTCGTCTGCCTTCAAAGGCTTGATGTTTGAGCAAAGAGAGACTTTCTATTccacaactattttttttttgagtcaatGGAATAATTAATTGCATGCTTAACTAGTTTGTAATTATTGTACTAGCCTCAGCATGCTACCTGCTTCTAGGGTCTCATGAGTCAACTGTTCCTACTCCAAAGATGTGATGGTGTGATAGCAACAGGCTGactgaaggaggaaaacagccattttatatgcaaataaaacaatttgtGTAAGCACTGGGTATAAGTACTTAAGGCCTTAAAGGGAAAGCAAGCATTCTAATGGTAGGGAGTGGGCAGAAATCAGTGAGCATTTCTAAGAGAGCTCAGTTTAAGACAAAtacattaaaagaggaaaaaaaaatctgttataaaaATGCAGAGTTACTTTATTAAATGCTTAATTTATCATGCAAGACGAGAAACTGTCCACAAACAGTCAGTATCAGCCCTCTTTTGAATATACTCAATATATTGTATTAGATGTCTATACtttttattatagaatcatagaatcatagaatagcccatgttggaagggacctcaaaagatcatccggtccaacctttcatgggaaagggagcctagatgagatatTCTAGCAAAATGAAacctcaaatatttaaaaaatattctacatGCACCATATTTTCCctcataataaaaaatgttacaCTGAGTTGGAAAGACTTGTTCGTTGCTATAGAGAATGTGATGTTAAGGGATGTTAAGagtggccacctcctccagcagctctggcccaggactccctcctgcccagctgctggagcccagcctggtgtGCCCGGGGACCCAGGGTCTCTGtccaggctgagggatgcagctgcaaCTTTCCTGTCTGCAGATTCAATCAGTAGCAAAGCTGAAGCACGTATCccagaaacacacacagaggacataCACAGGACACTGACACGGCCagtcacacagactgccacagacaaggcactgccttcaacagcacctacatacaggactcacataaaacaaacatagacagccaagtccccttcctcttctttgaCTGGCAGAGGTAGAAGTTCACTAGTGAAGGCACATAAACAACACTCTAGATTCACAAGCGCACACACATTCGGGGATTCCCCCAAGTACTGGCATGGCCCCTCTGTCTGCCTGGTACCCCTGCCCAAATCCCAGGCCCTCTTATCTGCTTCATGGGTCTCCTACTCAACGGCTAGCCCAGCTTGATGCTTGCTAGCAAACACGCACGGACTCAAACACTTGTCCCACAGGCACTCCACTCTCACAAGTCCCCCTGGGCATACCAGCACGGACCCTTGCCTGCCTGATATCCCAGCCCAGACCCAAGGCCCCAGCTACTcgccagctagtccagcttgaagtttgctagcgaATACACATGCACACTCCCCCcacacaccaggtttggggaCGATACAGACACTCACCCCCAACCCTAGTggctggcaccaggcacatgggctgtggTGCGTGGTCCTGCTCCAGCCTCTGGCGCTGAGGAGCCCCTCACTCacaccagtccctcccagtagcTGGTTTTCGGGGGACACACCGTTCCTACCCCAGTAGCTGGAGGTTAAAGATCCCCACTCATTCTAGCAGCTGATGCTGAGACCCCAATCACTGCAGTAGCTGACACAACAAGCAGGAGGCGCCTACACCCCCGATCTGACTCCAGTGGCTGACCCCAAGTCCACTCATGCCAGTGTCCCCAGTAGCTGGCATTCTGGGCACAAAGGCTGCAGGACCTTCCCTAGATCCACAGGGCTATGGCCCCCTGCAACTAGGACCCCCGtttgctccagtagctgacaccacaggcagGGGGCGCCTACACCCCTTGTCTGACTCAGACACACATAGAtctcaccagtagctggcacttagtccttgcagcacacatacacacggGACAGAGAGTGAGATTATGCAGACAGATagttaagaaaacatttaagaataagataaaagaagataggacagactgtggtgatcaggcAAAGGGCTCAGctagacaagtgtactgaccggCTCCTTTTACACCCTTTTCAGTCTACCCCcctttgttcctccctgctcccctttcCCCTGCACATCCCCTTCATGGGTTTGTACAGCTctgtgatgggttgaccttggctggctgccaggtccCCACctagccgctctctcactccccctcctcagcaggacagctgggagaaaatacaatgaagcagctcgtgggttgagataaggacagtgagatcactcagcaattaccgtcatgggcaaaacaggcttgtcttggggaagattaatttattttgttgccaattaaaaatagaataagatagtgagaaataaaaccagaactaaaTCAACTtcttttctacctcctcccctgccactgagcagtgcaggggggatgggggatggggaatggggattgcggtcagttcataaagCTTTGTCACcaccgctccttcctcctcacacttttccccagCTCCAACGTAGGTTCCCTCccacgggatacagtccttcatgaacatctccagtgtgggtccttcccacaggctgcagtccttcaggaac
This region of Calonectris borealis chromosome W, bCalBor7.hap1.2, whole genome shotgun sequence genomic DNA includes:
- the LOC142074725 gene encoding mitochondrial nicotinamide adenine dinucleotide transporter SLC25A51-like; translation: MQRPVWSVAVATFISKLRFQVAWKTQQEKKSKIYIKGKKKMDSQDCVPTNSKQDISHHIKGSSGKHYLCGYCAAFTNIAVTFPIQKVLFRQQLYGLKTKDAVHQLQKDGIRNLYRGILPPLMQKTTTLALMFGLYEDFSSLLHSHTSAPELLTRSMAAVLAGTTEALLTPFERVQTLLQDYKHHDKFTNTYQAFKVLKVYGIREYYRGLVPILLRNGSSNILFFGLRGPIKQCLPEATSYSTHLVNDFICGGLLGAMLGSLFFPMNVVKARMQSQIGGEFQSFSKVFVTIWLERDKKLMHLFRGAHLNYHRSVLSWGIINATYEFLLKLL